In Sphingomonas sp., a single window of DNA contains:
- a CDS encoding TetR/AcrR family transcriptional regulator: MPSPPKTETTNTKRFQAKRDAILAAAAAAINEQSAKGMTFADVARRVGLNTTSVTYYFKRKEDLAAAAFEQTLVWLHDILDQALAEPTPEARVARFLAINMERLARIGRGEEQAVAMLSDLRAMEEPLKGKLLAGWRNVFRKTRSLWGSDGNRAETDLRGARAHVLLENSFWLNAWITRYEIDEYPRVKARLMDVFRHGIAAPGQSWAPELFELVHDEPEPGREAFLLAATRLINELGYRGASVQRIASELNVTKGSFYHHLDAKDDLVIACYKRSFDILADAQRLAEGHAGSQWQRIESTLATLLDYQFSERGPLLRTTALSGLPPHVRNTMLDRSNRIARRFAGMLSDGIAEGTIRPIDPLVASQALMALQNAAFDMRKWAGTMPRERAVAFYASTLAYGLFDDRVLEG; encoded by the coding sequence GGGCATGACCTTCGCCGACGTCGCGCGGCGCGTCGGGCTGAACACCACCTCGGTGACCTATTATTTCAAGCGCAAGGAAGACCTCGCCGCCGCCGCGTTCGAGCAGACGCTCGTCTGGCTGCACGACATTCTCGACCAGGCGCTCGCCGAGCCCACCCCCGAGGCGCGCGTTGCCCGCTTCCTGGCCATCAACATGGAGCGGCTGGCGCGGATCGGCCGCGGCGAGGAACAGGCCGTCGCGATGCTGTCGGACCTGCGCGCGATGGAGGAGCCGCTCAAGGGCAAGCTGCTCGCCGGCTGGCGCAATGTGTTCCGCAAGACGCGCAGCCTGTGGGGCAGCGACGGCAACCGCGCGGAGACCGACCTGCGCGGTGCGCGCGCGCACGTGCTGCTCGAGAACAGCTTCTGGCTCAACGCCTGGATCACCCGCTACGAGATCGACGAATATCCCCGCGTCAAGGCGCGGCTGATGGACGTGTTCCGCCACGGCATCGCCGCGCCCGGCCAAAGCTGGGCGCCGGAATTGTTCGAGCTCGTCCACGACGAGCCCGAGCCGGGCCGCGAAGCCTTCCTGCTCGCCGCCACCCGGCTGATCAACGAGCTCGGCTATCGCGGCGCCTCGGTGCAGCGCATCGCCTCCGAGCTCAACGTCACCAAGGGCAGCTTTTACCACCATCTCGACGCCAAGGACGATCTGGTGATCGCCTGCTACAAGCGCAGCTTCGACATCCTCGCCGATGCGCAGCGGCTGGCCGAGGGGCATGCCGGCAGCCAGTGGCAGCGGATCGAGAGCACGCTGGCGACCCTGCTCGACTATCAGTTTTCCGAACGCGGGCCGCTGCTGCGCACGACGGCGCTGTCCGGCCTGCCCCCGCATGTCCGCAACACGATGCTCGACCGCTCGAACCGGATCGCGCGGCGCTTTGCAGGCATGCTGTCCGACGGCATCGCCGAGGGAACGATCCGCCCGATCGACCCGCTGGTCGCCAGCCAGGCGCTGATGGCGCTGCAGAATGCCGCGTTCGACATGCGCAAATGGGCGGGCACAATGCCGCGCGAGCGGGCGGTGGCCTTCTATGCGTCCACCCTCGCCTATGGCCTGTTCGACGATCGTGTGCTGGAGGGCTGA
- a CDS encoding response regulator transcription factor, whose translation MTAHKLLIVEDDAVFARTLGRSFERRGYTVEVRNGPEDLEPLAREFGPDRAVVDLRLGGSSGLVCVKQLHEIDPTMRIVVLTGFASISTAVEAVKLGATNYLMKPANTDDIEAAFDRVEGDVDTELKARPTSIRTLEWEHIHQTLADTNYNLSEAARRLGLHRRTLARKLDKKHL comes from the coding sequence ATGACCGCGCACAAGTTGTTGATTGTCGAGGATGATGCGGTGTTCGCGCGAACGCTGGGGCGTTCCTTTGAGCGGCGCGGTTATACCGTCGAGGTGCGCAACGGTCCCGAGGATCTGGAACCGCTCGCCCGGGAGTTTGGCCCCGATCGCGCCGTCGTCGACCTGCGGCTCGGTGGCAGTTCGGGGCTGGTCTGCGTCAAGCAGTTGCACGAGATTGACCCGACAATGCGGATCGTCGTGCTGACCGGGTTCGCCAGTATCAGTACCGCGGTCGAGGCGGTGAAGCTGGGCGCGACCAACTATCTGATGAAGCCGGCCAATACCGACGATATCGAAGCCGCGTTCGACCGCGTTGAAGGCGATGTCGATACCGAGCTCAAGGCGCGGCCGACCTCGATCCGAACGCTCGAATGGGAGCATATCCACCAAACGCTGGCGGATACCAACTACAACCTCTCCGAAGCGGCCCGGCGGCTGGGGCTCCACCGGCGCACCCTCGCGCGCAAGCTGGACAAGAAGCACCTCTGA
- a CDS encoding ATP-binding protein gives MTTATPEDAARRNLLLLVQLRWLAVLGQLTTILGVHLFFDVRLPLVPMLITVGVLVSLNLAMYPARALRPATNAQVMAGLLVDVMCLTVLLYLSGGATNPFVSLYLLQVVLGAVLLETASSWVLVFLTSAAFAFLAVVHRPLPLPPMLSTSLSGAFLFALWFNYTLTATLIVQFVTRIARNLRDRDARLAELRQRAAEEEHIVRMGLLASGAAHELGTPLASLSVALGDWRADKKIAKDPQLSAEVADMQAEVARCKAIVAGILFAAGEISGEAPERTTLRRFVTGLVEAWPRNDSVILDYRLGSDLPIVADRALGQSIVNLLDNAVEAGATRIRLSVGQDEDALVLSVRDDGRGFPDEILPRIGDPYNSSKGKQGAGLGLFLTHNVLRTLGGTLTARNREGGGAEVLLRVPQAALALEDEGE, from the coding sequence ATGACCACGGCGACGCCGGAGGACGCAGCGCGCCGCAACCTCTTGCTGCTCGTCCAGCTGCGCTGGCTGGCGGTGCTGGGGCAGCTGACCACCATTCTTGGCGTCCATCTGTTCTTCGACGTCCGGCTGCCACTGGTACCGATGCTCATCACGGTGGGCGTGCTGGTCTCGCTCAACCTGGCAATGTATCCGGCGCGCGCGCTGCGCCCGGCGACCAATGCACAGGTGATGGCCGGGCTGCTGGTCGACGTGATGTGCCTGACGGTACTGCTCTATCTGAGCGGCGGCGCGACCAACCCCTTCGTCTCGCTCTATCTGCTGCAGGTGGTGCTGGGGGCGGTGCTGCTCGAGACTGCGTCAAGCTGGGTGCTGGTCTTCCTTACCAGCGCCGCCTTCGCCTTCCTTGCCGTGGTGCACCGGCCGCTGCCGTTGCCGCCGATGCTCTCCACCTCGCTGTCGGGGGCGTTCCTGTTCGCGCTGTGGTTCAACTACACGCTCACCGCGACGCTGATCGTCCAGTTCGTGACCCGCATCGCCCGCAACCTGCGCGATCGCGATGCGCGCCTCGCCGAGCTGCGCCAGCGCGCCGCCGAGGAGGAGCATATCGTCCGCATGGGGCTGCTCGCCAGCGGCGCCGCGCATGAGCTGGGCACGCCGCTCGCGTCGCTCTCGGTGGCGCTGGGCGACTGGCGCGCGGACAAGAAGATCGCCAAGGACCCGCAACTCAGCGCCGAGGTGGCGGACATGCAGGCCGAGGTAGCCCGCTGCAAGGCGATCGTCGCCGGCATTCTGTTCGCCGCGGGCGAGATCAGCGGCGAGGCGCCGGAACGCACGACGTTGCGCCGCTTCGTCACCGGTCTGGTGGAAGCCTGGCCGCGCAACGACAGCGTGATCCTCGACTATCGACTGGGCAGCGACCTGCCGATCGTCGCCGATCGCGCGCTTGGCCAGTCGATCGTCAACCTGCTCGACAATGCGGTGGAAGCCGGGGCGACTCGCATCCGGCTGTCGGTCGGCCAGGACGAGGACGCACTGGTCCTGTCCGTTCGCGACGACGGTCGCGGCTTCCCCGACGAGATCCTGCCGCGCATCGGCGACCCCTACAACAGCAGCAAGGGCAAGCAGGGCGCCGGTCTGGGGCTGTTCCTGACGCACAATGTGCTACGAACACTGGGCGGCACGCTGACCGCGCGCAATCGCGAGGGCGGCGGGGCCGAGGTGCTGCTCCGCGTGCCGCAGGCGGCGCTCGCACTTGAGGATGAAGGCGAATGA
- a CDS encoding SURF1 family protein has translation MAIALLPLIAILLGLGIWQVERRAWKLALIDRVERGLATAPVPAPGPAEWAGIDSEASYRRVRITGTYLPCRTKLAQAVTDLGPGKWVMTPLVTARGFTVFVNRGFLPEGKTLPGCITSSVKPLSLTGLLRLSEPKGGFLRTNDPAANRWYSRDVAAMGQGLPQLAPYFIDADRSGDGWPRGGMTVVRFTNNHLVYALTWFGLALLTAWFAWRAWRGRGDA, from the coding sequence ATGGCGATCGCGCTGCTGCCGCTGATCGCCATCCTCCTCGGCCTCGGCATCTGGCAGGTCGAGCGACGCGCCTGGAAGCTGGCATTGATCGACCGGGTGGAGCGGGGGCTGGCCACGGCGCCGGTGCCCGCCCCCGGGCCCGCCGAATGGGCTGGCATTGATAGCGAAGCGAGCTATCGCCGCGTCCGGATTACCGGCACCTATCTTCCCTGCCGCACCAAGCTGGCCCAGGCCGTCACCGACCTCGGTCCCGGCAAATGGGTAATGACCCCGCTGGTCACCGCGCGCGGCTTCACCGTCTTCGTCAATCGCGGCTTCCTGCCGGAGGGCAAGACGCTGCCCGGATGCATCACTTCCAGCGTCAAGCCGCTCAGCCTCACCGGCCTGCTGCGCCTGAGCGAGCCCAAGGGCGGGTTCCTCCGCACCAATGATCCCGCCGCCAATCGCTGGTATTCGCGCGACGTGGCTGCGATGGGGCAGGGGCTGCCGCAGCTCGCACCCTATTTCATCGACGCGGACCGCAGCGGCGATGGCTGGCCGCGCGGCGGGATGACCGTCGTCCGCTTCACCAACAACCATCTCGTCTATGCGCTGACCTGGTTCGGCCTTGCCCTGCTGACCGCCTGGTTCGCCTGGCGGGCGTGGCGTGGGCGCGGAGACGCATGA
- the cyoD gene encoding cytochrome o ubiquinol oxidase subunit IV translates to MSAHPHSHAGHGHGHGHGHDHGHDAPHSTRGGYITGFLLSVVLTAIPFGIVMGGWVADTRVAVAICAALAMVQIVVHMIYFLHMNSKSEQGWTLMALVFTAIIIVIALAGSLWVMYNMNLNMMPGMASGAGM, encoded by the coding sequence ATGAGCGCGCACCCCCACAGCCACGCCGGCCATGGCCATGGTCACGGCCACGGCCACGATCATGGCCATGATGCGCCGCACTCGACCCGCGGCGGCTACATCACCGGCTTCCTGCTCTCGGTCGTCCTTACCGCGATCCCCTTCGGGATCGTGATGGGCGGCTGGGTCGCCGACACCCGCGTGGCGGTGGCGATCTGCGCGGCGCTGGCGATGGTGCAGATCGTCGTCCACATGATCTACTTCCTCCACATGAACAGCAAGTCGGAGCAGGGCTGGACCCTGATGGCGCTGGTGTTCACGGCCATCATCATCGTCATCGCGCTCGCGGGCTCGTTGTGGGTGATGTACAACATGAACCTCAACATGATGCCCGGGATGGCTTCCGGCGCCGGCATGTGA
- the cyoC gene encoding cytochrome o ubiquinol oxidase subunit III yields MSATTVPTGDTPVFYQLEEEHHEPGGSTLLGFWMYLMSDCLIFAMLFAAWGVYGTSYAGGPTSHELFELPLVAVNTAMLLFSSITYGFAMIAMQEQRKGAVQAWLLLTALFGAAFLGIELYEFSNLIHEGAGPWRSAFLSSFFTLVGTHGLHVTFGLIWLFTLMVQIGRKGLIPANVRRLQCLSLFWHFLDVIWIGVFTFVYLFGAMR; encoded by the coding sequence ATGAGCGCCACGACCGTACCGACGGGCGACACGCCCGTCTTCTACCAGCTCGAGGAGGAGCATCACGAACCCGGCGGCAGCACGCTGCTCGGCTTCTGGATGTACCTGATGAGCGACTGCCTCATCTTCGCGATGCTGTTCGCGGCATGGGGCGTCTATGGCACCAGCTACGCGGGAGGCCCGACCTCCCACGAGCTGTTCGAGCTGCCGCTGGTGGCGGTGAACACGGCAATGCTGCTGTTCTCGTCGATCACCTACGGCTTCGCGATGATCGCCATGCAGGAACAGCGCAAGGGCGCCGTCCAGGCCTGGCTGCTGCTGACTGCGCTGTTCGGCGCCGCCTTCCTCGGCATCGAGCTCTACGAATTCTCGAACCTGATCCATGAAGGTGCGGGTCCGTGGCGCTCGGCGTTCCTCTCGTCCTTTTTCACCTTGGTGGGCACCCACGGCCTGCACGTCACCTTCGGCTTGATCTGGCTGTTCACGCTGATGGTGCAGATCGGTCGCAAGGGCCTGATCCCCGCAAACGTCCGTCGTCTGCAGTGCCTGTCGCTGTTCTGGCATTTCCTGGACGTGATCTGGATCGGCGTGTTCACCTTCGTCTATCTGTTTGGAGCCATGCGATGA
- the cyoB gene encoding cytochrome o ubiquinol oxidase subunit I → MSDTLKMIFGRLSIESLPIHEPIVVATFAGVALGGIALLGALTYFRLWGYLWKEWFTTVDHKRIGIMYMVLGLVMLLRGFADAIMMRGQQAMAFGANEGYLNAHHYDQVFTAHGVIMIFFVAMPFVTGLMNFVVPLQIGARDVSFPFLNNFSFWMTAAGAALVMASLFIGEFARTGWLAMAPLSGLDYSPDVGVDYYVWALQIAGVGTLLSGVNLVATIVKMRAPGMGLMKMPIFTWTALATNILIVAAFPVLTAVLAMLSLDRYVGTHFFTNTAGGNPMMYVNMIWIWGHPEVYILILPAFGIFSEVTSTFSGKRLFGYTSMVYAVLVITILSYLVWLHHFFTMGSGASVNSFFGITTMIISIPTGAKIFNWLFTMYKGRIRFELPMMWTVAFMLTFVIGGMTGVMLAVPPADFVLHNSLFLVAHFHNVIIGGVLFGMFAGINYWWPKAFGFKLDKKWGLVSFWCWVVGFWVAFTPLYVLGLMGVTRRLRHFDDPSLQIWFVIAAIGAAIIAVGIAAFLLQIVVSIRNRDALRDETGDPWQGRTLEWATSSPPPAYNFAFSPVIHDLDAWYDMKSRGAVRPVSGYLPIHMPKNTWAGIVLAGFSLAFGFAMIWYIWWLAAASFLGLLVTAIAHTFNYDRDFYISAEEVTETENARTTVLARHGA, encoded by the coding sequence ATGTCTGACACTTTGAAGATGATCTTCGGCCGGCTCTCGATCGAGAGTCTGCCGATCCACGAGCCGATCGTCGTCGCCACGTTCGCTGGCGTCGCGCTCGGCGGCATCGCGCTGCTGGGCGCGCTGACCTATTTCCGCCTGTGGGGCTATCTCTGGAAGGAGTGGTTCACCACCGTCGACCACAAGCGCATCGGCATCATGTACATGGTGCTGGGCCTGGTAATGCTGCTGCGCGGTTTCGCCGACGCGATCATGATGCGCGGCCAGCAGGCGATGGCGTTCGGTGCGAACGAAGGCTATCTCAACGCGCACCATTATGATCAGGTGTTCACCGCCCACGGCGTGATCATGATCTTCTTCGTGGCGATGCCCTTCGTCACCGGCCTGATGAATTTCGTGGTGCCGCTGCAGATCGGCGCGCGCGACGTCAGCTTCCCGTTCCTGAACAATTTCAGCTTCTGGATGACGGCGGCGGGTGCGGCGCTGGTGATGGCTAGCCTGTTCATCGGCGAGTTCGCGCGGACCGGCTGGCTGGCGATGGCGCCGCTGTCGGGCCTCGATTACTCCCCCGACGTGGGCGTCGACTATTATGTCTGGGCGCTGCAGATCGCGGGTGTCGGCACGCTGCTCTCCGGCGTCAACCTGGTCGCCACCATCGTCAAGATGCGCGCGCCGGGCATGGGCCTGATGAAGATGCCGATCTTCACCTGGACCGCGCTTGCCACCAACATCCTGATTGTCGCCGCCTTCCCGGTGCTGACCGCGGTGCTCGCGATGCTCAGCCTCGATCGCTATGTCGGGACGCACTTCTTCACGAACACCGCCGGCGGCAACCCGATGATGTACGTGAACATGATCTGGATCTGGGGTCACCCGGAGGTCTACATCCTGATCCTGCCGGCGTTCGGCATCTTCTCCGAAGTCACCTCGACCTTCTCGGGCAAGCGCCTGTTCGGCTATACCTCGATGGTCTACGCCGTGCTGGTCATCACCATCCTGTCGTACCTCGTCTGGCTCCATCACTTCTTCACGATGGGCTCGGGCGCGAGCGTGAACAGCTTCTTCGGCATCACCACGATGATCATCTCGATCCCGACGGGTGCCAAGATCTTCAACTGGCTGTTCACAATGTACAAGGGCCGTATCCGCTTCGAACTGCCGATGATGTGGACGGTGGCGTTCATGCTGACCTTCGTGATCGGCGGCATGACCGGCGTGATGCTGGCGGTACCCCCGGCCGACTTCGTGCTGCACAACTCGCTGTTCCTGGTCGCGCACTTCCACAACGTGATCATCGGCGGCGTGCTGTTCGGCATGTTCGCAGGCATCAACTACTGGTGGCCCAAGGCGTTCGGCTTCAAGCTCGACAAGAAGTGGGGCCTCGTCTCCTTCTGGTGCTGGGTCGTCGGCTTCTGGGTGGCGTTCACGCCGCTCTACGTGCTCGGCCTGATGGGCGTGACCCGTCGTCTGCGCCACTTCGACGATCCGAGCCTGCAGATCTGGTTCGTGATCGCCGCGATCGGCGCCGCGATCATCGCGGTCGGCATCGCCGCCTTCCTGCTCCAGATCGTCGTCAGCATCCGCAATCGCGACGCGCTGCGCGACGAGACCGGCGACCCGTGGCAGGGCCGCACGCTGGAATGGGCGACCTCGTCGCCGCCGCCGGCCTACAACTTCGCGTTCTCGCCGGTCATCCACGATCTGGATGCCTGGTACGACATGAAGTCGCGCGGCGCAGTGCGTCCGGTGTCGGGCTATCTGCCGATCCACATGCCGAAGAACACCTGGGCGGGCATCGTCCTGGCGGGCTTCTCGCTGGCGTTCGGCTTCGCGATGATCTGGTACATCTGGTGGCTCGCGGCCGCATCGTTCCTGGGCCTGCTCGTCACGGCGATCGCCCATACCTTCAACTATGATCGCGACTTCTACATCTCTGCGGAAGAAGTGACCGAAACCGAGAATGCGCGCACCACGGTGCTTGCGCGCCATGGAGCCTGA
- the cyoA gene encoding ubiquinol oxidase subunit II, which yields MTPFRRALRPTALIATLAAPLILGGCDLVVMNPSGDVARQQADLILWSVFLMLLIIVPVMILTVVFAIKYRASNTESEYEPDWDHSTRIELVIWAAPLLIIIALGALTWLTTHQLDPYRPLDRIAPGKPIPAGQAPLEIQVVSLDWKWLFIYPEQGVATVNELVLPADRQVRFRLTSSSVMNTFYVPAMAGMIYTMPGMETKLHAVMNRVGTFEGQSANYSGSGFSYMHFPTQSVDATGFDQWVAKTKASASALDTAQYLTLEKPSEKVPAMHFGTVEGGLFDRIVQMCVKPGTACGHGTMHHGAGAQEVAPAVNNRPGEGADGALMKSPDEMKPSPHLTHPHGAPAGHSEPGADSNRNMTRMDAPAYPGRAAAGEA from the coding sequence ATGACCCCGTTCCGTCGCGCCCTCCGGCCGACGGCCCTGATCGCTACCCTCGCTGCCCCGCTGATCCTCGGCGGGTGCGACCTTGTCGTGATGAATCCATCCGGCGATGTTGCACGGCAGCAGGCCGACCTGATCCTCTGGTCGGTATTTTTGATGCTGCTCATCATCGTTCCGGTGATGATCCTGACGGTTGTTTTCGCGATCAAGTATCGCGCGAGCAACACCGAGTCGGAATACGAACCCGACTGGGATCACTCGACCCGGATCGAGCTGGTGATCTGGGCGGCTCCGCTGCTGATCATCATCGCGCTTGGCGCGCTGACCTGGCTCACCACGCACCAGCTGGACCCGTATCGGCCGCTGGACCGCATCGCCCCGGGCAAGCCGATCCCGGCGGGCCAGGCGCCGCTGGAGATCCAGGTCGTCTCGCTCGACTGGAAGTGGCTGTTCATCTACCCCGAGCAGGGCGTTGCGACGGTCAACGAGCTGGTGCTGCCGGCCGATCGCCAGGTGCGCTTCCGCCTCACTTCGTCGAGCGTGATGAACACCTTCTACGTCCCGGCGATGGCGGGCATGATTTACACGATGCCGGGCATGGAAACGAAGCTCCACGCGGTGATGAACCGCGTCGGCACCTTCGAGGGCCAGAGCGCCAACTATAGCGGCTCGGGTTTCTCCTACATGCACTTCCCGACCCAGTCGGTGGACGCGACGGGCTTCGACCAGTGGGTCGCGAAGACCAAGGCGTCCGCGAGCGCACTGGACACCGCCCAGTATCTCACGCTTGAAAAGCCGAGCGAGAAGGTGCCGGCGATGCACTTCGGCACCGTCGAGGGCGGCCTGTTCGATCGCATCGTACAGATGTGCGTGAAGCCGGGCACCGCCTGCGGCCACGGCACGATGCACCATGGTGCGGGTGCCCAGGAAGTTGCGCCTGCGGTAAACAACCGTCCGGGCGAAGGCGCCGATGGCGCGCTGATGAAGTCGCCGGATGAAATGAAGCCCAGTCCGCACCTGACCCATCCGCACGGCGCTCCCGCCGGCCACTCCGAACCCGGCGCGGATTCGAACCGTAACATGACCCGCATGGACGCGCCGGCCTATCCCGGCCGCGCGGCGGCGGGCGAGGCTTGA